A genomic region of Plasmodium vivax chromosome 1, whole genome shotgun sequence contains the following coding sequences:
- a CDS encoding hypothetical protein, conserved (encoded by transcript PVX_088100A), with amino-acid sequence MNPSSNDKKRNLPAYADEDDYDVSCAGAAANVAEAPSANVVTANVASVNVAAVNLPTANTAPLNAAPPNAASAVTMHNPYFYPGAIIPQFPFNTPMYQQPMGYGHMMPYCDYGYVNKRSTKKKKNYHHYSRQQNSGLSILKEALVDPWAQQYAKYPNIIFD; translated from the coding sequence ATGAACCCGAGCAGCAACGATAAGAAGAGAAACCTGCCCGCCTACGCGGATGAGGATGACTACGATGTGTCCTGTGCCGGGGCGGCGGCGAACGTGGCGGAGGCGCCATCGGCTAACGTAGTGACAGCCAACGTGGCGTCAGTCAACGTAGCGGCAGTCAACCTACCGACAGCTAACACCGCTCCGCTCAATGCGGCTCCGCCCAACGCCGCTTCCGCGGTGACGATGCACAACCCGTATTTCTACCCGGGGGCCATCATCCCGCAGTTCCCCTTCAACACGCCCATGTACCAGCAGCCCATGGGCTACGGCCACATGATGCCCTACTGCGACTACGGCTACGTGAATAAGCGCtccacgaagaagaagaaaaattaccatCACTATTCGAGGCAGCAAAACAGCGGGCTCTCCATCCTCAAGGAGGCCCTCGTGGACCCCTGGGCCCAGCAGTACGCCAAGTACCCCAACATCATTTTTGACTGA
- a CDS encoding hypothetical protein, conserved (encoded by transcript PVX_088105A) — MSSSEKSPLLQNDQGNNTQSADGKEKLEEKVGSSDADSGVKFATRSDFTNEMRSEGRSEGRSERGEERGEERGGERGGELDGKGKPREANKRRPKKDASEESYGSSMSLLSLSDVGRAGEVKRRSEKKTHKRGSSHKVRRHKDRGEKRRHSSSDGSSDSSDRSDSSGESLSSHHSRDGKDRKRKGVTKDVKKGKHKAGAAVGGGYSKLSSFSLSSSDTDDDLELESISDLNYKPHSGRRQKKLQKKVKSDRLSSKKHHHRYDEEEEQQQQREGRKGSAKYTKKKNGSTRGESREVSYSVSLSSEEESKKRKKKKKKLAADRSGRRPKRGSSEEHTYTHNSRGNVGESEAEEHHNHRHNHHRNHHRNHHHDDDGRSPLGKKHPQKGTAKGHANALEGDPKRGGEKRRAEKKKNKIKKTNKASKANRNGRGSDADEYESTTESSSAEVNSRSSPLPSRKKRRASFSEAQSADLAVSVSSEERFRAKGRMPHDGTVMVRDKRERTGGRKAPGGIHQNFDEDDEVDDDDDAFLHPRMKRGDPYREGRPKRAEEEEVPRFRDREWQPYGGTHHREFEKERKEHAGGGSHMERGHMQYCQMESSLMAPPYRHRNHGSMEHKKDVAILIKNRRHEYLPEHGDHCFDEVRSPGGLIDREKTCPFLLRLFYKLDDEYSNVEDVKLCKKSGVQSNELQIYGWLDITMREIVTLVKDFYQESRKRDAHWVFKVYSNERKELTFLSRVHSTKHNYREDNKTLLSLDYEIGDILLLSIMFERCEAV, encoded by the coding sequence atgagcagcAGCGAGAAGAGCCCCCTTCTGCAAAACGACCAGGGGAACAACACCCAAAGTGCAGAtgggaaggagaagctggAGGAGAAGGTGGGGAGCAGCGACGCGGACTCGGGGGTAAAGTTCGCGACGAGGAGTGACTTTACCAACGAGATGAGAAGCGAGGGTAGAAGTGAAGGTAGAAGTGAACGTGGTGAAGAACGCGGTGAAGAACGCGGCGGAGAACGCGGCGGTGAACTTGATGGCAAGGGAAAACCTCGGGAGGCGAATAAGCGGAGGCCGAAAAAGGACGCCTCCGAGGAGTCCTACGGGAGCTCCATGAGTCTGCTCTCCCTCAGCGACGTCGGAAGGGCGGGCGAGGTGAAGCGGAGGAgcgaaaagaaaacacaTAAAAGGGGTAGCAGCCACAAGGTGAGGAGGCACAAAGataggggggagaagcggaggcACAGTAGCAGCGACGGTAGCAGCGATAGCAGTGATCGAAGCGACAGCAGCGGAGAAAGCCTCTCCAGTCACCATAGCCGAGATGGAAAGGATCGCAAAAGGAAGGGCGTTACGAAGgatgtgaagaaggggaagcacaaGGCGGGGGCTGCAGTCGGGGGAGGGTACAGCAAGCTGAGcagcttctccctctccagCAGCGACACCGATGATGATTTGGAGTTGGAGAGCATAAGCGACTTAAATTACAAGCCGCACAGTGGCAGGCGGCAAAAGAAACTAcagaagaaggtgaagagtGATCGCCTTTCTAGTAAGAAACACCACCATAGGtatgatgaagaggaggagcagcagcagcagcgggaGGGGAGGAAGGGCTCGGCGAAATacacgaagaaaaaaaacggatcAACCAGGGGAGAAAGCAGAGAGGTCTCCTACTCAGTCAGTCTAAGCTCGGAAGAAGAGTCCaagaagagaaagaaaaaaaaaaaaaagttggcaGCCGATCGAAGTGGGAGAAGGCCCAAACGTGGGAGCAGCGAGGAGCACACGTATACGCATAACTCGAGGGGCAACGTAGGGGAGTCCGAAGCGGAGGAGCACCATAACCATCGCCACAACCACCACCGCAACCACCACCGCAACCACCACCATGATGATGATGGTAGGAGCCCGCTTGGCAAAAAACACCCGCAGAAAGGCACCGCGAAGGGGCATGCCAACGCCCTGGAGGGGGaccccaaacgggggggcgaaaaaagacgcgcggaaaaaaaaaaaaataaaataaaaaaaacaaataaggCAAGTAAGGCGAACCGAAACGGACGAGGAAGTGATGCAGATGAATATGAGTCAACTACGGAGTCCTCCTCCGCCGAGGTGAATTCTCGATCGAGTCCTCTCCCCTCGCGTAAAAAGAGAAGGGCCTCCTTCAGTGAGGCTCAGTCTGCAGATTTAGCCGTTTCGGTTAGCAGTGAAGAGCGCTTTCGAGCCAAAGGAAGGATGCCGCATGATGGCACCGTCATGGTGAGAGACAAACGGGAGCGGACTGGAGGGAGGAAGGCACCGGGTGGCATTCACCAAAACTTTGATGAGGACGATGAGGTtgacgatgacgatgatgCGTTTTTGCATCCCAGGATGAAGAGAGGAGACCCCTACAGGGAGGGCAGACCAAAAAGggcagaagaggaggaggtaCCCAGGTTTAGGGATCGAGAGTGGCAACCCTATGGAGGAACCCACCACCGggaatttgaaaaagaaagaaaggagcatgcaggggggggcagccacATGGAGCGTGGCCACATGCAGTACTGCCAAATGGAGAGCAGTCTCATGGCGCCGCCCTACCGGCACCGCAACCACGGCTCGATGGAGCACAAAAAAGACGTGGCCATCCTGATTAAGAACAGAAGACACGAGTACCTCCCAGAGCATGGCGACCACTGCTTCGATGAGGTTAGGAGCCCCGGTGGGCTGATCGACCGGGAGAAGACCTGCCCCTTCCTTCTGCGCTTGTTCTATAAGCTAGACGACGAGTACAGTAACGTGGAAGACGTCAAACTCTGCAAAAAAAGCGGCGTGCAGAGCAACGAGCTGCAGATTTATGGCTGGCTGGACATCACCATGCGGGAGATAGTAACGCTCGTTAAGGACTTCTATCAGGAGAGCCGGAAGAGGGACGCCCACTGGGTCTTCAAGGTGTATTCAAACGAGCGGAAGGAACTCACCTTCCTGTCGCGCGTCCACAGCACCAAGCACAATTACCGGGAGGACAACAAGACGCTGCTCTCCCTGGACTATGAGATCGGCgacatcctcctcctctccaTCATGTTTGAGCGGTGTGAAGCGGTGTGA
- a CDS encoding hypothetical protein, conserved (encoded by transcript PVX_088110A), giving the protein MKVRNTLFIFGSGECGQLPPEYCADYVQVNPTAVRNLPNDIDQVVCGSMHTIIKTKDDRLFSFGCNDMGVLGRKTHANSTKDPEHSPTLLNFTCTSKIKKITCGDNHTAVLLENGKVFITGGFRDSCGVLGLPSFQRRGEVIPKSEEFLEVQFGQADNSGGGGSGMDVSSPDVSNHIIISNISSGEDHLVCLEQSGEYIYAMGNSDSCQVCNAFYEVEHAHQVRNSYIFPNRYHFKDLGFASKIRDIYCGGNNTFVQLEASLDVYAIGRNAYGSCGVSMKDNIIKKFAKIEELSSKEIAQLCGGQSFTVCLLKNNDLYIWGNREILGMEAEEDAYSPQQLTYFKKESHLIKTISCGTDHCLVLTKGGKLFGWGTGGNDFEEDTCIGVIEKNQPSEIGFHNFVAKTFAKGRKENEVSISHVQIVSFAGGSSHCAFITSHVDSERMSIKRGHDEIYEEENMFAKKHRRESFPPVDIDGGQHKKVPHEEGDANVKDPTSEQGTDPFRIEEPQKLEVKESKKGSFFKDLFYNPQTPVNSKYYVQSKDLENMDSDLLGTVEKTTVSRDSQKRRRSAKSKPYLSNESPTRRQPRRSCKENISLSEKAHRQFYQIVDTPISKKKRKTTPSSMRSRNVKMRGASSEGANKSRSVGAKRESVGRSYSKRDNPKRESASQTPDAKVVRGKSSKMKS; this is encoded by the coding sequence ATGAAGGTGAGGAACACGCTGTTCATCTTCGGGTCGGGCGAGTGCGGCCAGCTGCCGCCCGAGTACTGCGCGGACTACGTGCAGGTGAACCCCACGGCCGTGCGCAACCTCCCGAACGACATCGACCAAGTCGTTTGCGGATCCATGCACACAATTATAAAGACCAAGGACGACCGGCTGTTCTCCTTCGGGTGCAACGACATGGGAGTCCTCGGTCGGAAGACCCATGCGAATAGCACCAAGGACCCCGAGCATTCTCCCACCCTACTGAACTTCACCTGCACGTccaagattaaaaaaatcacctgCGGGGATAACCACACGGCGGTTCTCCTAGAAAACGGGAAGGTCTTCATCACGGGGGGGTTTCGGGACTCCTGCGGGGTTTTGGGGCTGCCGTCCTTCCAGAGGAGGGGGGAGGTCATTCCCAAGTCGGAGGAGTTCCTGGAGGTGCAGTTTGGCCAAGCGGATAATAGCGGCGGGGGTGGGAGCGGCATGGATGTAAGCAGCCCCGATGTGAGCAACCACATCATCATAAGCAACATCAGCTCGGGGGAAGACCACCTGGTGTGCCTGGAGCAGAGCGGCGAGTACATCTACGCCATGGGGAACAGCGACTCGTGCCAAGTGTGCAACGCCTTCTACGAAGTGGAGCATGCCCACCAAGTGAGGAACAGTTACATCTTCCCGAACCGGTACCATTTTAAAGACCTCGGGTTCGCCTCAAAAATTAGAGACATCTACTGTGGGGGGAACAACACGTTCGTTCAGTTGGAAGCCTCTCTAGATGTGTATGCAATCGGGAGAAATGCCTACGGGTCCTGTGGAGTTTCTATGAAAGACAACATCATAAAgaagtttgcaaaaattgagGAATTATCTTCAAAAGAAATTGCACAGCTATGTGGTGGGCAAAGCTTCACCGTCTGCCTACTCAAAAATAATGACCTCTACATTTGGGGGAACCGAGAAATACTGGGGATGGAAGCCGAGGAGGATGCGTACTCTCCGCAGCAGTTaacttattttaaaaaggagagccaTCTCATTAAAACGATTTCCTGCGGGACGGACCACTGTCTAGTGTTGACAAAGGGTGGGAAGCTCTTCGGCTGGGGCACCGGAGGAAATGACTTTGAAGAGGATACATGCATCGGGGTCATCGAGAAGAATCAGCCCTCCGAAATTGGCTTTCACAACTTCGTCGCCAAAACGTTTGCCAAAGGTAGGAAGGAAAACGAAGTTTCAATTAGCCATGTCCAAATTGTCTCCTTCGCAGGGGGGTCATCCCACTGCGCGTTCATTACGTCCCATGTGGACTCGGAGAGGATGTCCATTAAGAGAGGCCACGATGAGATTTacgaggaggaaaacatGTTCGCGAAGAAGCACAGAAGGGAGAGCTTCCCCCCGGTGGACATCGACGGGGGGCAACATAAGAAGGTACCACATGAGGAGGGAGATGCCAATGTTAAAGATCCCACTAGTGAACAGGGCACTGACCCATTCCGCATAGAAGAACCCCAGAAGTTAGAGGTTAAAgagagcaaaaaaggaagcttCTTCAAAGACCTTTTCTATAACCCACAAACTCCAGTCAATAGCAAGTACTACGTACAGTCAAAGGACTTAGAAAATATGGACAGCGATCTGCTAGGCACCGTGGAGAAGACCACTGTCAGCAGAGATTcacagaaaaggagaaggagcgCTAAGAGTAAGCCCTACTTAAGCAATGAAAGTCCCACCAGGAGACAGCCAAGGAGGTCCTGCAAAGAAAATATCAGCTTGAGTGAAAAGGCCCACAGACAATTCTACCAAATTGTGGACACCCCTATATCGAAGAAGAAACGGAAGACCACCCCTTCTTCCATGAGGAGCAGGAACGTCAAGATGAGGGGGGCTTCCTCCGAGGGGGCCAACAAATCTAGGTCCGTTGGTGCAAAGAGGGAGAGCGTCGGACGGTCCTACTCTAAGAGGGACAACCCCAAGCGCGAATCCGCTTCGCAGACGCCCGATGCGAAGGTTGTTCGGGGGAAATCGTCCAAGATGAAGAGTTAG
- a CDS encoding coatomer epsilon subunit, putative (encoded by transcript PVX_088115A) has product MEGTLQIRDFFYAGYESHCLRNFETASEEERKEAEEYIYQIYMRRNEKEALLGLKKSPNENLQWLGKYYEHYYLREKKAKGGVAMEAEALLSEVAKLKITSPNGNILKSRLLFDCNKLQECFELLADGPIEVTSAKIILLLLINRHDLVSQMMEEYKRMNDEIPIVKIVLAIFYLFKENNKEAFLTFDDLESMCASTVNDVSTVILNGKGVSNILNYEFNDAKEFLKNALREDPTNGDALYNLITCSLYLYELDEASEFLEKLYESYPSHESLPVLKNIDDAVDNFVAQF; this is encoded by the exons ATGGAGGGCACACTGCAG ATTCGAGACTTCTTCTACGCGGGGTACGAGAGCCACTGCCTGAGGAACTTCGAGACAGCCAGCGAGGAGGAGCGGAAGGAGGCGGAGGAGTACATTTACCAAATATACATGCGGAGGAACGAAAAGGAGGCGCTGCTAGGGTTGAAGAAGTCGCCAAATGAAAACCTCCAGTGGCTAGGCAAATACTATGAGCATTATTActtgagggagaagaaggcgaAGGGGGGTGTGGCCATGGAAGCAGAAGCACTGCTGAGCGAAGTGGCAAAACTAAAAATAACCTCCCCCAATGGAAATATCCTAAAGAGTAGACTGCTATTCGACTGCAACAAGTTACAGGAGTGCTTCGAGTTGCTGGCAGATGGCCCAATCGAAGTGACGTCAGCTAAGATtattcttctcctcctcatcaaCCGACATGACTTGGTCAGCCAAATGATGGAGGAGTACAAACGGATGAACGACGAAATACCCatcgtaaaaattgtgctagccattttttacctttttaaagaaaataataaagaagCCTTTTTAACCTTTGACGACTTGGAGTCCATGTGTGCGTCCACCGTGAACGACGTCTCCACGGTCATCCTCAACGGGAAGGGGGtttcaaatatattaaactaCGAGTTTAATGATGCGAAAGAGTTTTTGAAGAATGCACTGAGGGAGGATCCCACCAATGGGGATGCCCTGTACAATTTGATTACATGCTCTCTATATTTGTACGAGCTGGATGAGGCGAGtgaatttttggaaaaacttTATGAGTCGTACCCTTCACATGAGAGCTTACCCGTTTTGAAGAACATCGACGATGCGGTTGACAACTTCGTTGCGCAGTTTTAG
- a CDS encoding NSFL1 cofactor p47, putative (encoded by transcript PVX_088120A) → MSNIRSLSDLRKDEKKNKERVAHYTGGQNSGLEVENSDDDMVPSFFTSKLPDNCRHITLYKNGFIIDDGEFRDLQVEENKKFMQNIEAGILPKELAGKDKTMNVAIKDKSNQVYTKEKMECSNSTYKGQGVKLGSSNTPSVSEEEIKKLAASAPTDVKKIDVDDSKPTTTLHVRLYNGKKVSQKFNYDHTVEDLFQFVHSYTPINFSLFFDFPLKPIERGGQTLQEAKLIDTLVTQKLTQ, encoded by the exons ATGTCGAACATAAG ATCCCTTAGCGACCTGAGgaaggacgaaaaaaaaaacaaggaGCGCGTGGCGCACTACACAGGCGGTCAGAACAGCGGACTGGAAGTAGAGAACTCAGACGATGACATGGTCCCCagtttttttacttccaaaCTGCCAGACAATTGCAGACATATCACgctttataaaaatgggttCATCATAGACGATGGAGAGTTCCGAGATTTACAGgttgaggaaaataaaaaattcatgcAGAATATCGAGGCGGGGATTCTTCCCAAGGAATTGGCTGGAAAAGATAAAACGATGAATGTGGCCATCAAGGATAAGAGCAACCAAGTCTAcacgaaggagaaaatggaGTGCAGCAATTCGACTTACAAAGGACAGGGAGTCAAGTTAGGGTCTAGTAACACCCCAAGTGTTagcgaagaagaaataaaaaaactcgCTGCTTCTGCCCCGActgatgttaaaaaaattgatgtgGATGATTCCAAGCCGACTACTACATTGCATGTTAGGTTATATAATGGGAAAAAAGTCTCACAGAAATTTAATTATGACCACACAGTGGAGGACTTGTTTCAGTTCGTGCATAGCTACACCCCCATcaatttttctctcttttttgaTTTCCCCCTCAAGCCGATTGAGCGCGGCGGCCAGACGCTGCAGGAGGCCAAGCTGATAGACACGCTCGTCACGCAGAAGCTCACGCAGTGA